The nucleotide sequence GGCCCTGCTCTTTGAAGCCGTTCCAGAAATCCTTGGGAACCTCCCGAAGCTCGCTGAGCTCCGCGGCCGCGGCCTGCGCTGGAAGCAGAAGGAAGAGGACGAGCAGAACCGCGGCCTTCATCGCGTCCCCATTGTCCTTGTGAACTCCCACAGACCCGGGCGGCTACGCTTTTTTGATCAGGCGCGTGATCCCAACCAGGACCACGGCTCCGACAAAAGCGACGAAGATCGCCCCGATGATCCCCCCGCCGGGCCAGATCCCCAGCATGCCGAAGATCCATCCGCCCGTGATGCCTCCCAGGATGCCCAGGATGATATCGGCAAGGACGCCGTATCCTCCTCCCTTCATCACCTGTCCTGCGAGCCAGCCCGCGATGAGCCCGACGATCAGAAAATAGAACAAACCCATGATCGCTGCCTCCTTGAATCACCGATCGACTGCGAGTGCGGCCCCGACGAGGGCTCCTGGGAGGGCCCTCGTCGAGGCCATAGTGGGGCCCTGAGCCTCAGTCCATCCGCGCCAGGGTCTCCGGCAGGCGGGCGGGGTCATAGGTCCCCAGCCGGCGGCCATGGGGATCGCTGATGACGATATGGCCATCATCCAGGGTCTTGGCCTTGAGGATGATCTCTCCCCGCGCGTCGCGAGCCACCATGCCCTGCGCGCCGGGCTCAAGGATCACCGTGCCCTGGAGCCGGCCGTCGCGGAAGCTGTCGATGCGCAGGCGCTTGTCCTCGGGCGTGTAGCTCAGCACGGCCTGCTCGTCTCCGGCCTGGAGCGACTTGGTCGCCCTGGCCTGCACCGGGTTCTTTTCGCCCCAGAATTCGAGCGAATTGAAGA is from Elusimicrobiota bacterium and encodes:
- a CDS encoding GlsB/YeaQ/YmgE family stress response membrane protein, encoding MGLFYFLIVGLIAGWLAGQVMKGGGYGVLADIILGILGGITGGWIFGMLGIWPGGGIIGAIFVAFVGAVVLVGITRLIKKA
- a CDS encoding DUF3332 family protein; translated protein: MMKMMKKALPVVLVLTVGLAGCYGPFNLTKKLYRWNGSIGDKWVNEGVFLGLVIMPVYCVAALGDAIIFNSLEFWGEKNPVQARATKSLQAGDEQAVLSYTPEDKRLRIDSFRDGRLQGTVILEPGAQGMVARDARGEIILKAKTLDDGHIVISDPHGRRLGTYDPARLPETLARMD